The window GGGAACCTGGTTCCACGGGATATCGCGACACGAGAGATCTTTGACATCTGCGTCAACGAAGGGCTCAGCGTTGAAGACGATCGCATGTGCGTGTACCTCGATTTGACGCACATCCCGCGTCACGAGCTGGATCGCAAACTCGGCGGTATCCTGGAAATCTATGAGAAATTCCAAGGAGTCGACCCACGCGACGAACCCATGAAGATCTTCCCCGCTGTTCACTACAGCATGGGCGGATTGTGGGCGGATTACGTGAAGAGCGAAGACGGCGGGATGGAAGCCGGAGCACCTCGTAACCACATGACCAGCATTGACGGTTTGTACGCGATTGGCGAATGCGACTACCACTATCACGGTGCAAACCGCTTGGGTGCGAACTCGTTGTTGTCATGCATCTTCACCGGATTGTTCACCGGTTCGTCGATCATGAACTACTCGGCATCGCAGGACTCCGGGGCGGCCGACGTGCCTCAATCGCTGCTTGATTCGGCCGTGAAGGCTCAGCAAGATCGCCACGATCACTTGCTCAACGGGAACGCGGGAAGTGATGAAAATCCCTACCTGATCCACCAAGAGTTGGGCGATTTGATGACTCGCGTTGCCACCGTGGTTCGCCGAAACGACCAATTGGAAGAAGCGATCAAGAAGGTCGACGAGCTGCACGAGCGGGCGATGAAGGTCTCCTTGGCCGACACCGGTTCGTGGACTAACCAAAACGTCATTTTCGCGAAGTCGTTGCAGGACATGTTCCCGCTGGCGAAAGCCTTGCTCAAGGGAGCTTTGCAGCGAGACGAGTGCCGTGGGGCTCATTTCAAGCCTGACTTCAAGAAGCCATCGTTGACTTCCGAGGATCCTGTAGAACGTCGTCGCCAAGCCGAAGCGTGGTGCGATGAGTTTGAAGCCAACAATGAGAAGTATCTCAAGACCACGGTTGCGACCTGGAACGCCACGACGAACCAACCGGATCTCGCTTACGAAGATGTTGATACATCGTTGATCCCACCACGTCCGCGTTTGTACGGATTGGTGGGTGCCGAGGCGATCGA of the Rhodopirellula baltica SH 1 genome contains:
- the sdhA gene encoding succinate dehydrogenase flavoprotein subunit, with the protein product MAQSNSPTRVVVVGGGLAGLASTMKLTELGAQVDLISLTPVKRSHSVCAQGGINSCNDATRQLGDDEWKHLDDTVYGGDFLNHQPPVKEMAYWAPKVIELMDRLGVPFNRTGEGFIDRRRFGGTLYKRTAFAGATTGQQLLYALDEQVRRQEVEGNVNKYEFWDFLGPIQDETGRCRGVVAQDMVSMEIKAFPADAVVVATGGCGLIYGRSTMSVFCTGSAASRCFQNGAKYANAEFIQVHPTAIPGADKLRLMSESARGEGGRVWVPRTPQDPRGPRDIPEADRYYFLEERYPEYGNLVPRDIATREIFDICVNEGLSVEDDRMCVYLDLTHIPRHELDRKLGGILEIYEKFQGVDPRDEPMKIFPAVHYSMGGLWADYVKSEDGGMEAGAPRNHMTSIDGLYAIGECDYHYHGANRLGANSLLSCIFTGLFTGSSIMNYSASQDSGAADVPQSLLDSAVKAQQDRHDHLLNGNAGSDENPYLIHQELGDLMTRVATVVRRNDQLEEAIKKVDELHERAMKVSLADTGSWTNQNVIFAKSLQDMFPLAKALLKGALQRDECRGAHFKPDFKKPSLTSEDPVERRRQAEAWCDEFEANNEKYLKTTVATWNATTNQPDLAYEDVDTSLIPPRPRLYGLVGAEAIEEVWNERAAKKVAQSKSGAGLVGAN